Part of the Amycolatopsis sp. 195334CR genome is shown below.
CAAGCAGATGTTGGGCTACGAACGGGAAATGCTCGGGCTCTACGTGTCCGCGCACCCACTGGACGGCGCGGAATCGTTGCTGCGCAAGCACGCGAAACGGCCGATCGGCGCGATCCTGGCCGATCCACCCCGGGAAGGCGAACTGATCGTGGCCGGTTTGATCACCGCGCTGGAACGGCGGGTCAACAAGAAGGGCGAGCCGTGGGCGATCTGCACGGTCGAGGATATCGACGGTTCGCTCGAAGTGCTGTTCTTCCCGAAGTCGTACGCGTTGTTCTCGGCGGAGCTGACCGAGGACAACCCGGTGGTGGTCAAGGGCAGGGTCAACTGGCGGGAGGGCAAGATGTCGGTGTTCGGGGCGGGCGTGGATCCGCTGGACCTCTCGAACCTCGGTGAGGATTCGCCGCTGGTGCTGCGGGCGAACGCGGAGAAGCTCGACCGGGAAGTGGTCGGCGAGCTGAAGTCGGCGCTGCTCGCCCATGCCGGGGACACGCCGGTGCGCATCGAACTCGTTGCCGGGCCACGATTGCGCCGCTACGCCCTGGACGACTACCCGGTCCGGGTCAGCTCGATGCTGCTGGGTGAGCTGAAGGGGATTCCCGGTATTTCCGTAGCCTGAAAGCCTTCCCCAAAGCCAACACAGTCAGCCCGACGCACAACCACCCGAACCAGTCGCCGAATCGCGTGTAGACAGTCGCCCCCGGTCCGAGCGGCACATCAGCGACTACGGTCGTGAACCCGTCAGCGTTACCGGTAGGTCGTTCACCAATGATGCGACCATGTCCGTCGGCGAGGGTGAGCATGGTCTGCCGCCCACCCCAGGCCACCGCCTGCCCGTTCTCGACCCCGCGCAGCACCGCCGTCCGGCTGTGCTGCCACCCGTTCAAATCCTCGTCCGAAGCCGGGATCGCGAGCAACCGCGTGCCACCCGCCGCGTAATCCTGGCTCGGATCACGGAAGTTGATGTCCAGGCAGATCAACACCCCGGCTCCGCCGGGCGTGACCACGAGATCCCGCCCGGTCGGGCTCACCGTGTCGTTGTGCTTCAGGTACGCCTGCGGTTCCCCACCCCCAGCCGGGAAAACGAGCGCGTAGTTGAATTTCGCCTGGCCACTCCAGTGCGCATACCCGACCACGATGTCGAACCCGCGCGCGGCGGCCAGCCGTCGCATCGGCTCGACCAGCACCGCGGGCCGTGCTTCGTCCGAACCGAACGCGGCTTCCGGCAGCACCACCGTCTTCACCCCGTCCGGCAAGGCGTCGAGCTGCCCGAGGTAGTCGTCGAGCAGGCTGGTGTCCTCGCGAAGATCCGCCGCCCAGCCCTTCTGGTTGCTCGCGACGAGCGCGATGCGCTGCGTTTCCTCGTCACTCCCGGCGAGCCGCAACGCACCACCGCCCAAAGTCACCGCGAGCGCCACCGCCGCGACCACAGCCGGGCGCACCTTCACCGCGGCGATCGCCGCGGGCACCAGCATCAGCACGAACTCCACACCCCACGCCCCGGTGACCGAAGCGAGCTGCAACACCACCGGCACGTCGGCCTGCGTGGTCGCCAGCGTGCCGGTGATGCCCATCGGATTGCTGACCGACACCACGTGCAGCACCGCCGTCCACAGCGCCGCCGCACCGACCGCCGCCAGCAGCGGGCTGGCGAACAACGCCCGGTACAACGCGACCGACGCGGCGAAGGTGAGTCCGAAGCAGACGGTGACCACCGCGCCCCACGGCCACAGCGGGAGGTCGTGCGAACCGGCGGACCAGTACCAGGTGTTGGTCGAACCGAGGAAGCACGCGGCGAACCCGGCACCCGCCGCCTGCCAGCCGGAAAGACTTGGCGCGATGAGGAAAACCGGCAGCGGTGCGAGCCAAGCGAGCACCGGGACCGGATCGAGCCCGGTACCGGAGAAGAACAGCAGTGCGGAGGCCGCGACCGCAGCGAGCTTACCGGCGAAGTCCATTGAGGACCCTCCTGGTCGTCCGGGCGCACAACGCGCGGAACTCCGGTTCCGGCAGGTTCATCCGCCCGCCGAGGTAGAGCTGGACAAGGCCGACCGCGGGCATGGTGAGCGCGAGCGTCACTTCGAGCGGGTCGTCCTCGTCCAACGCCTTCTCGCGCATGCCCTGCTCGACCGCGGACCAGACGGCACCGAACGCGGGGGAGAGCCCGTCGCGGAAGTCCTCGGGAAACCGGCGCACCGGTTCGCGGCGGTCGGTGATCAGGAACTTGTACAGGTTGGGACTGCCCAGCGCGAAGTCGAGGAAGTCGGTGAGGAGCAGGTCGATGCGTTCCTCGAAGTCCACCGTCTCGGCGTGGGGGCGCCAGCTCTTCCCCAGTTCGGCGAAGGCGGCGTCGGCCACCGCGCGCAGCAGCGCCTCGCGGTTCGGGAAGTGCCGGTAGGTGGCCATCGGGGTGACCCCCACCTCGGCGGCCACCCGCCGCATGGTCACCGCCTCCGCGCCTTCGGCCAGCAAGATCCGCAGCGCCGCGGCTGCGATCCGGTCCCCGGTTTCGCCCATGTCTACACCGTACACCTCGATGTCTACGCTGTACACACGGCGGGCGGGACTAGGCCGTCCGGGTTACCTTGGCGAGCGGGAGGCGAAAATGGCAGCCGTACCACCCGCCGTGGAGCCGATGCTCGCGCAGGCCGGCCCCCTGCCGGACGACGCCAGGTACCACTACGAGTTCAAATGGGACGGTTACCGCGCCTGCCTCCGGGTGGGCCCCACCGGCGCGATCCGCTTGAACAGTCGCAACGGCAACGACCTCACCGCCGAATACCCCGAACTCGCCGGCGGCCTCGGCGACATGCTCGGCGGCCGCGCCGCCGTGTTCGACGGTGAGATCGTCGCGCTCGACGAGGGCGGCGTCCCGGACTTCACCCTCCTGCAGAACCGCCGCACCCGCCGCCACGCGCTGAGCTTCTTCGCCTTCGACCTGCTCCGGCTCGGCGCCGAGGCACTGGAGAACCGGACCTATCGTGAACGCCGCGACCTGCTCACCGCGCTCGAACCCGGCAACCCGAACCTGTTCGCCATCCCGCCCGCCTACAGCCACGCCGACCTGTCCGCCACCGGCCTCACCCCGGACGGCCTGCTCGACGTCGCCCGGCAGTCGCGGCTGGAGGGACTGGTCGCGAAGGCGAGTGAGTCCCGGTACCACCCCGGCCGCCGCAGTCCGGAGTGGATCAAGCACGCGCTGATCACCACGCAGGAGGTGGTGATCGGCGGCTGGCGTCCCGGCGGTGGCCGCCGCACGGGCACGCTCGGCGCGCTGCTGCTCGGGGCCCACGACGACCGCGGCGACCTGCGGTACATCGGTGACGTCGGCACCGGCTTCACCCAGCAGGCGCTCGACGACCTGCACACCCGATTGGGCGAACTCGGCCGGAACACCAGCCCGTTCGCCGACCAGGTCCCGCGCGACCGGGCCAAGAACGCGCACTGGGTCGAACCGCGGCTGGTCGGCGAGGTGGTCTACCGGCGGTTCACCTCGGACGGCCGCCTCCGGCACACGGCCTGGCGTGGCCTCCGCCCCGACCGGGACCCGGCCGAGGCGAAGCTGGAGTCACTGCGCTGAAAGCACCACCGGCAGTTCGTGGACACCGTAGATGTTCATGTCCGTCTTGAGCCTCACCTCGCCGGCGGGGATGGCGAGCCGGAGGTCGGGGAAACGGCGGAGCAGGCCGGTGAAGCCGGCGCGCATTTCGATGCGGGCCAGCTGCTGGCCGAGGCACTGGTGGATGCCGTGGCCGAAGGACAGGTGGCCGCGGGCGGTGCGGTGGATGTCGAGCTCGTCGGGGTTCTCGAAGCGGTTCGGGTCGCGGTTGGCCGCCAGCAGCGAAACTACGACGGTCGAGCCTTCGGGAATCGTTTCGCCGCAGAGCTCGATGTCCTCCACGGCATAGCGGAAGAAAACGTCCGCAATGGACAGATACCGCATGAGCTCCTCGACGGCGCCGGGCATCAGGTCCGGGTCGGCGCGCAGTTCGGCGAGCTGGTCGGGGTGCTCCAGCAGCGCGAAAGTCCCCAGTCCCAGCATGTTCGCGGTGGTTTCGTGGCCCGCGAACAACAGCAGGAAGCCGATGCCGACCAGTTCCTCGATGCTCAGGTCGTCCTGGCGGGCCAGGTCGGACAGGAGGTCGTCGCCGGGGTTCGCGCGCTTGCCCGTGACCAGTTCCGCCAGGTATGTGCTGATCGCGGTGTATGCGGCCATCTTGTCTTCGAGCGTGATGTCCCGCTCCATGAACTTCGCGGTGTTGACCTGGAAGGTGTCGCGGTCGGCGTAGGGCACGCCGAGCAGTTCGCAGATCACCAGCGAGGGCACCGGCAGGGCGAACTCCTTGACCAGGTCGACCGGCTGAGCCAGCTGAGCCAGTTCGTCCAGTTGCCGCTCGGTGATCTCCTCGATGCGCTCCTCGAGCTGCTTCATCCGCTTGACGGTGAACGCGCCGGTGAGCTTGCGGCGGAGCCGCGTGTGGTCCGGCGGGTCCATCGAGAGAAAGATGCCCGGCTCCGGTGGTGACGGTTCGGTCATCACGGGCATGCCGGGGGTTTCGTACGGCATGTGGAGGATGCCGATGTCCTGGCGCGAGCTGAACCGGGTGTCGGCCAGCAGCTGGCGGACCGCTTCGTAGCCGGTGACCAGCCAGCCTTCGTGGCCGTCGGGGAAGAGCAGCGGGCTGACCGGCCGCGTGTCACGCAGCCGGGTGATCTCCCGTGGCGGGTCGAAGGGGCCCGCGTCGCGCTCCATCGGCAGGCCCTTCGGGGTGGGAAGCGTTTGCGTCATCGGCGTTCCTGACTGTGTGGTGGGCATCGTAATGCCAAGATGGCACAGTAGTGATGCCATGTAAAGCCGTGCTGGCACGTTTAACGGTGCCAGCGCGGCTCGGATTAGCGCGACCGCGCGCTGAGCGCCTCCGCGAGCGCCAGTTGCACCGGCTGCAGCCGGGTCTCGCCGTCCTCGATGTCCCACAGCGAGTTCTGCAGGATCCGGGCCATGGACCAGGCGTAGGCGCGCCGCCGGTCCAGGCCGAGTGCCTCGGTCAGCAGGTCGAACCGGCGCAGCACCGCGCGGGGCACGTCGCCGGTGGCGACCACGTCGGCCCAGCGGTTGTCCAGTGCGGGCAGCAGGTCGAACCCCGGGTCACCGGCGAGCGGTTCGGGGTCGATGGCGAGCCACTTCTCGCGGCCACCGGCGAGGATGTTGTCGTAGTGCAGATCCCAGTGCAGCAGCCGATCGCCCGGCTCACCGAGCACTTCGGCGGTGGCCGCCGCGCACCGGAGGACCAGTTGCCGCTCGGCGGGATCGGCCAGTTCGAGCACGGCTTCCGGGGTCTGGTCGAGCATCGCCTCGGCCACGTCGGCGAGCTGCCGCATCCCGGCGGGCGCGGGCCTGGCGGTCAGTCGCGCGAGCAGTTCGGCGAGCACGGTGAGCGCGGTGGTGTCGTCCGGGACCGTGGACAGCGGCCTGCTCTCGTCCAGCCGTTCCAGCAGTTGCGTGCTGGTTTCGCGGTCGTACTCGAGCAGCCGGACGATGCCGTCGCCGTCCCACGTGCGCAGCGCGAGCGCGGTTCCGGCGTTCTCTTCGGTGGGCGGCTGCAGTTTGAGCGCGGCGGGCGTGCCGTCCTCGCGCGTCACCGGCAGCACGAGCGAAGCGCAGCCGTTCCAGGTGGGCCCTTCCGGGCGCAGCGACCAGCGGTCGAGGAACTCGGTGACGAGCCGGGGTAGGGCGGCGAGCCAGTCCGGGTGTTCGTCCTGATGGGACTGGACCAGTTGCCTGGGCACGTCGAAGTGCATGAGCGGGAACTCCTTCGTCGGGTTTTCGGGTGCGTGACGAAGGAGGTGTTGGGGGTGCCCGGCAGCCGGGCCAGCGTCAAAGCATGATCCCACCGTACCCGGCTAGATTGACCCCATGGCAGAGCGGGACGGGTTGCGCGAGCGCAAGAAGGCGGCGACGCGGGAAGCGCTCAGCGCGGCGGCGTTGCGGCTGGCGCTGGAGCGCGGGCCGGAAAACGTGCGGGTGGACGACATCGCCGAAGCCGCCGGCGTCTCCCCGCGCACCTACAACAACTACTTCTCCAGCCGGGAACAGGCGATCGTCGCCGCGATCGCGGCCGAGCGCGCGGAGCGGATCGGTGCGGCGCTGCGGGCCAGGCCGTCGGACGAGCCGTTGGCCGAAGCCGTGGTGGAAGCGGTGGTCGAGCAGCACAGCGAGCCGTCGGGGGACGCGCTGACACTGATCACCACGGCGCCCGCACTGCGGGCCGAGTTCATCGAAACGGTCGTCTCCATCGAGTCGCCGCTGGCCTCGGCGATCGCCGAACGGCTGGGGCGCGAGGAAGATCTCGCGACCGCGGTGCTGGCCGCCGCGGTCACCGCGGCCGCGCGGGTGGCGGTGGAACGCTGGGTCGGCGGCTGGCCGCGGGGCGCGGGCGAACTGCTGGTGGTCCCGCAGGGCCCGCCGTTGGCGGACCTGCTGCGGGAGGCGCTGGCACAGGTGGTGCCCGCGCTGCGTGACGCCTAGAGAGCCAGCCACTCCTTGTAGGTGATCTTGCCGAGGCGCGGGTTGTCGCCGGGCGTGAGCGAGCGGTCGTCGATCGCCGCGCCGAAGTAACCGGCGGCCTCGTCGGCCACCACCTCGCGCGGATCCTGCTTCTGCGCCAAGTGATCCCGGACGAAGTCGGACAACCCCCGTGCCTCGGGCCCGGCCAGTTCCCGCTGCCCGTTGACCGGGTCGCCGAGCACCACGTCCGCCAGTGCGGCGGCGACGTCCTCAGCGGCGACCGGCTGGAACTGCGCCGGGGACAGTCGTACCTGGTTGCCGTCGGTGCTCGTGGCGGCGATGCCGTCGAGGAATTCGAAGAACTGCGTGGCGCGCAGGATCGAGTACGGCACGCCCGATTCCGCGATCAGCTTCTCCTGCGCGACCTTCGCCCGCATGTACCCGCTGTCCGGCAGCCGTTCCGCGCCGACCACCGACAGTGCGACGTGGTGTCCCACTCCGGCGGCGGCTTCGGCGGCGAGCAGGTTCCGGCTGCTCGTGGTGAAGAACTCCAGCACGGCGTTGTCCTCGAAGGACGGCGAGTTCGACACGTCGGCGACCACCTGCGCGCCGTCGAGCGCCTCGGCCAGGCCTTCGCCGGTCAGCGTGTTCACGCCGGACGACGGGGCCGCGGCCGTCACCTCGTGCCCGCCCGCGCGCAGCCGCTCGACCAGCTTGCTCCCGATGAGACCGGTACCGCCGATGACCACGATTTTCATGGCTGCCCACTCCGTTGGCTCGAACTCGGACACCGTTTGTCCGAGTTGATCGCCATCCTACTCGGACAACTTGTGTCCGAGTCAAGTACGCTGGTCAGGTGAAGATCTCCGGCGGTGTCGAGTGGGCGCTGCACTGCTGTGTCGTGCTCACCGCGGTCGACCAGCCGGTGCCCGCTGCGCAACTGGCGGAACTGCACGACGTCTCGGCCAGCTACCTGGCCAAACAGCTGCAGAGCCTGTCGAGGGCCGGGCTGGTCCGGTCGGTGCAGGGGCACGCGGGTGGGTACGTGCTCACCCGGTCGCCCGAGGAGATGACCGTGCTCGACGTGGTGGAGGCGGTCGACGGCGCGCGGCCCGCGTTCACCTGCACGGAGATCCGGCAGCGCGGGCCGCTGGCCGCTTCGCCCGAGATGTGCACCCGGCCGTGCGCGATCAACCGGGCGATGTCCGCGGCCGATCGCGCCTGGCGCGAGGCACTGCGGGAAGTGACCATCGCCGACCTGGCGAGGCAGGTCGGCGAGGACTACGACTTCGACGCGCTGGGCGGCATCCGCCGCTGGCTGTCCGCCTAGGCGACCGGCGTCCCGAGCGCCGCGTCGATTTCGGCCAGCAGCTTGGCCTTCGGCTTCGCGCCGACCAGCGTGCGCACCGGGACGCCGTCGCGGAACAGGATCAGCGTGGGCAGCGACATCACCTGGTAGTCCCGCATGGACAGCGGGCTCTCGTCGGTGTTCAGCTTGCGGATGGTCAGCGAGTCCGCGCGCTCCTCGGCGATTTCCGCGAGCACCGGGGCGATCATGTGGCACGGCGGGCACCACTGCGCCCAGAAGTCGACCAGCACCGGCCGGTCGTGCTGGAGCACCGCGGTGTCGAAGGTGTCGTCGGTGATCGTCTCGATCATGTCCGTGTCTCCTGGTTCTGTGTCACCCGGCACGGGTCCGGCTGCCGCGCCATGGCCGCGGCCAGCTTGGCCAGCAGGTCGGCCCGCACCGAGTTGAGCCGGTCGAGGCAGGCGTCCACCTCGGCCAGTTTGCGTTCGTAGACCTCGATCGAATCGGCGCACGAGTCCCCGGCCTCGTGCCCGGACCGCAGGCAGTCGACGAACGGCCGGGTGTCGTCCAGGCTCAGCCCCGCCGCCTGCAGCGTCCGGATCTCGGCGACCATCCGGACGTGTTCCTCGCCGTAGTCCCGGTAACCGTTGGCCGCGCGCGGCGCGTCGAGCAGGCCCTGCGCTTCGTAGAACCGCAGTGCGCGCGTCGTCGTCCCGGCTCGCCTGGCCAGTTCGCCGATTCTCATGCTTCGACGGTAAACGTTGACGTGAGCGTCAAGGCAAGATGAGCCGTTCGGTCAGCGTCGCGCCGATGGCGGCGAACTCGTCGACCAGCTCGTCCTCGGTCAGCTCGACGGCACCGGTCAGCCAGCCGTGCAGCACCTCGTGGATGCCGCCGATGAGCAGCAGCGCGGTCGCCTCCACTCGCGCGCGGGCCGGGTCGCCGCTGAGCGCGAGCACCTGTTCGGTGATCACCGCGGTGAACGTCTGCACCACCTTGGCGCGGTGCGCGCGGAGGAGGTCCGAGGTGAAGCACTCGACGTAGGCGCGGGCCTGGCGCGGATCCGCCGCCAGCGCGCGGATCATCGGCCGCAGCGCGCCGGCGTACTTGTCCCGGGGGCTCGCGTCGGCCGGTACCGCGTCCGCCGCGTGCAGCACCTGCTCGCTCATCTGCCCGGTGAGCTGGTCGAACAGCGCGATGAGCAGTTCGTCGCGGTTGGCGAAGCTCTCGTAGAAGTACCGCTCGGTCAGCTTCGCGCGGCGGCACACGGCGGTCATGGTGAATCCGTCGCGACCGTGCTCGCCCAGCACGTCGAGCGCGGCGTCGAGCAGTTGCCCGCGCCGGGTGGCACGGCGGTCCTGCGCGCTGACCCCGCGGAACGGGCGGACGACGGGTGGCATGCGCTCCATCTTGACAGACCCGCCGGTCAGGTGTGAGCCTCTGTTGACAGGGCGCCCTGTCATCTTTCGACGGTCAGGAGTGGCGATGACGCACTACGACGTGCTGGTGGTCGGGGCCGGGTTCTCCGGGATCGGCGCGGCCATCAAGCTCCGCGAAGCGGGGTTCGACGACTTCCTGATCGTCGAGGACGGTGACGGGGTCGGCGGGGCGTGGCACTGGAACACCTATCCCGGTGTGGCCGTGGACATCCCGTCGTTCAGCTACCAGTTCTCCTTCTACAAGCGCGACGACTGGTCCCGCGTCTACGCGCCGGGCGACGAGCTGAAGAACTACGCCGAGGACTGCGTCGACCGCTTCGGCCTGCGCGACCGGCTCCGCCTGAACACCCGCATCGACTCCGCGTCGTTCGACGAGGCCCACGACCAGTGGAAGCTCGGCACCACCGGCGGCGACCAGTTCACCGCGCGGCACGTGGTGGTCGCCACCGGGGTGCTGACCCAGCCGAAACCGCCCGCCATCGACGGGCTGGACTCCTTCGGCGGCACGCTCATGCACACCGCGCGCTGGGACCACGACGTCGACCTGCGGGGCAAGCGCGTCGCGATCATCGGCACCGGCGCGTCGGCGGTCCAGGTGATCCCGTCGATCGCGGAGACCGTGGACCGGCTGACCGTCTTCCAGCGCACGCCGATCTGGTGCCTGCCCAAGCCGGACGCGCGGTTGACGCGTCCGCTGCGCGAGGCGTTGCGCCGGGTGCCGGGCGCGAAACGGCTGACCCGCGTGCTCAGCCAGGCCTACGTCGAGGCGAACTTCCCGCTCGCCGCGCACTTCACCGGCGTGCCGGTGGCGAAGTTCGGCGAGAAGCTGGCGCGGCGGTTCCTGCGCAAGGAGGTCGCCGATCCGGTCGTCCGCGACCAGCTCACCCCGCGGTACGCGCTGGGCTGCAAGCGCCCGAGTTTCTCCAACGACTACCTGCGCACGTTCAACCGCGACAACGTGGTGCTCGAGACCGCGGGCATCGAACGCGTGACGCCCCAGGGGATTCGCACGGTCGACGGGGTGGAGCACGAGGTCGACGTGCTGATCCTGGCCACCGGGTTCAAGGTGTTCGAATCCGGGAACATGCCGCCGTTCCGCACCACCGGGGTCGGCGGCACCGACCTGGAGACCTGGTGGGACACCCACCGTTTCCAGGCGTACCAAGGGGTCAGCGTGCCGGGCTTCCCGAACCTGTTCATGATCCTCGGGCCGTACGGCTACAACGGATCCTCCTACTTCAACCTGATCGAGACGCAGAGCAGGCACATCCTGCGCTGCCTCACCGAGGCCAGGCGGTCCGGCGCGACCAGGGTGGAGGTCACCGCGGAGGCGAACCGGGCCTACTTCGAACAGGTGCTCGCCCGCCGCCCGCAACAGGTGTTCTTCCAGGGCGGCTGCGGGTCGGCGAACAGCTACTACTTCGACAAGCACGGCGATGTGCCGTTCCGGCCGTCGCTGACCCTGGAAACCATGTGGACCAGCGCGCGGTTCGACCTCGGGCACTACCGGTTCGCCGGAAAAGCGGTGGACGGCGCGGCCTGACCCTGCTTAGCCTCACCGGCGACCGCGTTCTCCCCGCACAGCAAGGAAAATCCGTCTTGCCGGATCTGCCGAGGCAGTTCACCATCCGTGAAAGCTGCCACCGCGTCCACAACCCGTTCACCGAGGAGAAGCTGGCGACGCTGGGGCGCGCGCTGCACCTCACCCCGGGCACGCGACTGCTCGACCTCGGCTGCGGTTCGGGCGAACTGCTCTGCACCTGGGCGCGGGACCACGGGATCACCGGGACCGGGGTGGACATCAGCACGGTGTTCCTCGACGCGGCGCGGGCGCGGGCGGTGGAGCTGGAAGTCACCGATCGGGTGGAC
Proteins encoded:
- a CDS encoding nitrilase-related carbon-nitrogen hydrolase; translation: MDFAGKLAAVAASALLFFSGTGLDPVPVLAWLAPLPVFLIAPSLSGWQAAGAGFAACFLGSTNTWYWSAGSHDLPLWPWGAVVTVCFGLTFAASVALYRALFASPLLAAVGAAALWTAVLHVVSVSNPMGITGTLATTQADVPVVLQLASVTGAWGVEFVLMLVPAAIAAVKVRPAVVAAVALAVTLGGGALRLAGSDEETQRIALVASNQKGWAADLREDTSLLDDYLGQLDALPDGVKTVVLPEAAFGSDEARPAVLVEPMRRLAAARGFDIVVGYAHWSGQAKFNYALVFPAGGGEPQAYLKHNDTVSPTGRDLVVTPGGAGVLICLDINFRDPSQDYAAGGTRLLAIPASDEDLNGWQHSRTAVLRGVENGQAVAWGGRQTMLTLADGHGRIIGERPTGNADGFTTVVADVPLGPGATVYTRFGDWFGWLCVGLTVLALGKAFRLRKYRESPSAHPAASS
- a CDS encoding TetR/AcrR family transcriptional regulator, with translation MGETGDRIAAAALRILLAEGAEAVTMRRVAAEVGVTPMATYRHFPNREALLRAVADAAFAELGKSWRPHAETVDFEERIDLLLTDFLDFALGSPNLYKFLITDRREPVRRFPEDFRDGLSPAFGAVWSAVEQGMREKALDEDDPLEVTLALTMPAVGLVQLYLGGRMNLPEPEFRALCARTTRRVLNGLRR
- the ligD gene encoding non-homologous end-joining DNA ligase, which translates into the protein MAAVPPAVEPMLAQAGPLPDDARYHYEFKWDGYRACLRVGPTGAIRLNSRNGNDLTAEYPELAGGLGDMLGGRAAVFDGEIVALDEGGVPDFTLLQNRRTRRHALSFFAFDLLRLGAEALENRTYRERRDLLTALEPGNPNLFAIPPAYSHADLSATGLTPDGLLDVARQSRLEGLVAKASESRYHPGRRSPEWIKHALITTQEVVIGGWRPGGGRRTGTLGALLLGAHDDRGDLRYIGDVGTGFTQQALDDLHTRLGELGRNTSPFADQVPRDRAKNAHWVEPRLVGEVVYRRFTSDGRLRHTAWRGLRPDRDPAEAKLESLR
- a CDS encoding cytochrome P450, which translates into the protein MTQTLPTPKGLPMERDAGPFDPPREITRLRDTRPVSPLLFPDGHEGWLVTGYEAVRQLLADTRFSSRQDIGILHMPYETPGMPVMTEPSPPEPGIFLSMDPPDHTRLRRKLTGAFTVKRMKQLEERIEEITERQLDELAQLAQPVDLVKEFALPVPSLVICELLGVPYADRDTFQVNTAKFMERDITLEDKMAAYTAISTYLAELVTGKRANPGDDLLSDLARQDDLSIEELVGIGFLLLFAGHETTANMLGLGTFALLEHPDQLAELRADPDLMPGAVEELMRYLSIADVFFRYAVEDIELCGETIPEGSTVVVSLLAANRDPNRFENPDELDIHRTARGHLSFGHGIHQCLGQQLARIEMRAGFTGLLRRFPDLRLAIPAGEVRLKTDMNIYGVHELPVVLSAQ
- a CDS encoding aminoglycoside phosphotransferase family protein; the protein is MHFDVPRQLVQSHQDEHPDWLAALPRLVTEFLDRWSLRPEGPTWNGCASLVLPVTREDGTPAALKLQPPTEENAGTALALRTWDGDGIVRLLEYDRETSTQLLERLDESRPLSTVPDDTTALTVLAELLARLTARPAPAGMRQLADVAEAMLDQTPEAVLELADPAERQLVLRCAAATAEVLGEPGDRLLHWDLHYDNILAGGREKWLAIDPEPLAGDPGFDLLPALDNRWADVVATGDVPRAVLRRFDLLTEALGLDRRRAYAWSMARILQNSLWDIEDGETRLQPVQLALAEALSARSR
- a CDS encoding TetR/AcrR family transcriptional regulator, with product MAERDGLRERKKAATREALSAAALRLALERGPENVRVDDIAEAAGVSPRTYNNYFSSREQAIVAAIAAERAERIGAALRARPSDEPLAEAVVEAVVEQHSEPSGDALTLITTAPALRAEFIETVVSIESPLASAIAERLGREEDLATAVLAAAVTAAARVAVERWVGGWPRGAGELLVVPQGPPLADLLREALAQVVPALRDA
- a CDS encoding SDR family oxidoreductase; this translates as MKIVVIGGTGLIGSKLVERLRAGGHEVTAAAPSSGVNTLTGEGLAEALDGAQVVADVSNSPSFEDNAVLEFFTTSSRNLLAAEAAAGVGHHVALSVVGAERLPDSGYMRAKVAQEKLIAESGVPYSILRATQFFEFLDGIAATSTDGNQVRLSPAQFQPVAAEDVAAALADVVLGDPVNGQRELAGPEARGLSDFVRDHLAQKQDPREVVADEAAGYFGAAIDDRSLTPGDNPRLGKITYKEWLAL
- a CDS encoding Rrf2 family transcriptional regulator; the encoded protein is MKISGGVEWALHCCVVLTAVDQPVPAAQLAELHDVSASYLAKQLQSLSRAGLVRSVQGHAGGYVLTRSPEEMTVLDVVEAVDGARPAFTCTEIRQRGPLAASPEMCTRPCAINRAMSAADRAWREALREVTIADLARQVGEDYDFDALGGIRRWLSA
- the trxA gene encoding thioredoxin; this encodes MIETITDDTFDTAVLQHDRPVLVDFWAQWCPPCHMIAPVLAEIAEERADSLTIRKLNTDESPLSMRDYQVMSLPTLILFRDGVPVRTLVGAKPKAKLLAEIDAALGTPVA
- a CDS encoding MerR family transcriptional regulator, with protein sequence MRIGELARRAGTTTRALRFYEAQGLLDAPRAANGYRDYGEEHVRMVAEIRTLQAAGLSLDDTRPFVDCLRSGHEAGDSCADSIEVYERKLAEVDACLDRLNSVRADLLAKLAAAMARQPDPCRVTQNQETRT
- a CDS encoding TetR/AcrR family transcriptional regulator, whose protein sequence is MPPVVRPFRGVSAQDRRATRRGQLLDAALDVLGEHGRDGFTMTAVCRRAKLTERYFYESFANRDELLIALFDQLTGQMSEQVLHAADAVPADASPRDKYAGALRPMIRALAADPRQARAYVECFTSDLLRAHRAKVVQTFTAVITEQVLALSGDPARARVEATALLLIGGIHEVLHGWLTGAVELTEDELVDEFAAIGATLTERLILP
- a CDS encoding NAD(P)/FAD-dependent oxidoreductase — encoded protein: MTHYDVLVVGAGFSGIGAAIKLREAGFDDFLIVEDGDGVGGAWHWNTYPGVAVDIPSFSYQFSFYKRDDWSRVYAPGDELKNYAEDCVDRFGLRDRLRLNTRIDSASFDEAHDQWKLGTTGGDQFTARHVVVATGVLTQPKPPAIDGLDSFGGTLMHTARWDHDVDLRGKRVAIIGTGASAVQVIPSIAETVDRLTVFQRTPIWCLPKPDARLTRPLREALRRVPGAKRLTRVLSQAYVEANFPLAAHFTGVPVAKFGEKLARRFLRKEVADPVVRDQLTPRYALGCKRPSFSNDYLRTFNRDNVVLETAGIERVTPQGIRTVDGVEHEVDVLILATGFKVFESGNMPPFRTTGVGGTDLETWWDTHRFQAYQGVSVPGFPNLFMILGPYGYNGSSYFNLIETQSRHILRCLTEARRSGATRVEVTAEANRAYFEQVLARRPQQVFFQGGCGSANSYYFDKHGDVPFRPSLTLETMWTSARFDLGHYRFAGKAVDGAA